In the Malus domestica chromosome 16, GDT2T_hap1 genome, one interval contains:
- the LOC103404033 gene encoding protein NRT1/ PTR FAMILY 7.3-like, which produces MDCLEVCKEGKFEEDQDECTLDGTVDMHGRPAVRSKSGRWVAGIIILLNQGLATLAFFGVGVNLVLYLTRVLQQDNATAANNVSKWTGTVYIFSLVGAFLSDSYWGRYKTCSIFQLIFVIGLVSLSLSSQLFLLNPKGCGSKENPCGSHSSWKIWLFYLSTYLIALGYGGYQPNIATFGADQYDEEDSKEGLSKVAFFSYFYLAMNLGSLFSNTILGFFEDEGIWAIGFWASAASAFAGLVLFLGGTARYRHFKPNGNPLSRFCQVLVAAMKKCRAHMPQGGEDLYDESNKESSNSNRKILYTHGFKFLDRAAYISSRDLDYQKQGIRSPWRLCPISQVEEVKCILRLLPIWLCTIIYSVVFTQMASLFVEQGAAMKTTIPNFSIPPASMSSFDIISVAVFIFIYRRIIDPFVGRIKKSDAKGLTELQRMGIGLVIAVMAMLSAGIVECYRLKYADKECPHCDGSSSLSIFWQIPQYACIGASEVFMYVGQLEFFNAQTPDGLKSFGSALCMTSISLGNYFSTFLVSVVMKFSTVDHMPGWIPGNLNRGHLDRFYFLLAVLTSIDLIVYIACAKWYKNIKLEGRFEVDDEENCEV; this is translated from the exons ATGGATTGCTTAGAGGTCTGCAAGGAG GGCAAGTTCGAAGAAGATCAAGATGAATGTACTCTTGATGGTACAGTTGATATGCATGGCCGCCCTGCAGTCAGATCAAAATCTGGAAGATGGGTTGCTGGAATCATCATACTTT TGAATCAAGGCCTGGCTACCCTAGCATTCTTCGGAGTCGGGGTGAACTTGGTCTTATACTTAACAAGGGTGTTGCAACAAGACAATGCGACAGCTGCTAACAATGTGAGCAAATGGACTGGAACAGTTTACATCTTCTCTCTTGTTGGTGCTTTCCTCAGTGATTCATATTGGGGAAGATACAAAACTTGTTCTATCTTTCAACTCATCTTTGTCATC GGTCTGGTATCGTTGTCACTGTCATCGCAGCTCTTCTTGCTCAACCCTAAAGGTTGTGGGAGCAAAGAAAATCCATGTGGATCTCATTCAAGCTGGAAAATTTGGCTATTCTACCTCTCCACCTACCTAATTGCCCTAGGATACGGAGGATACCAACCAAACATTGCAACTTTTGGAGCCGATCAGTATGATGAAGAGGACAGCAAGGAAGGGCTCTCAAAGGTGGCGTTTTTCAGCTACTTCTACCTGGCCATGAACCTCGGTTCCCTTTTCTCCAACACCATATTAGGTTTCTTTGAGGATGAAGGAATTTGGGCTATTGGGTTCTGGGCATCTGCAGCATCAGCATTTGCAGGATTGGTCTTGTTCCTTGGTGGGACTGCTAGGTACAGGCACTTCAAACCAAATGGCAACCCACTCTCAAGGTTTTGCCAAGTCTTGGTTGCTGCCATGAAGAAATGCAGGGCGCATATGCCACAAGGTGGAGAGGACTTGTACGACGAGAGTAACAAGGAGTCTTCAAATAGCAACCGAAAGATCCTCTACACCCATGGATTCAA GTTCTTGGACAGGGCTGCATATATCTCATCAAGAGATTTAGATTACCAGAAGCAGGGCATCCGCAGCCCATGGCGTCTCTGCCCGATCTCACAAGTGGAAGAAGTGAAATGCATTTTAAGATTACTCCCAATTTGGCTCTGCACCATTATCTACTCTGTGGTGTTTACACAAATGGCTTCCCTCTTTGTAGAGCAGGGAGCTGCCATGAAAACTACTATTCCAAACTTCAGCATCCCACCAGCAAGCATGTCTAGCTTCGACATCATCAGCGTGGccgttttcattttcatttatcGACGGATTATAGACCCATTTGTAGGCAGAATAAAGAAATCAGATGCTAAAGGGCTTACTGAGCTTCAACGAATGGGCATTGGCCTTGTTATAGCAGTCATGGCAATGCTTTCAGCAGGAATTGTTGAGTGCTATAGACTCAAGTATGCCGATAAAGAATGCCCGCATTGTGACGGCTCAAGCTCCTTAAGCATCTTCTGGCAAATTCCTCAGTATGCATGTATAGGAGCTTCAGAAGTTTTCATGTATGTGGGTCAACTGGAGTTCTTCAATGCACAAACACCAGATGGACTAAAGAGCTTTGGAAGCGCCCTATGCATGACATCCATCTCGCTTGGTAACTACTTTAGCACCTTTCTCGTAAGCGTGGTCATGAAGTTCTCAACTGTGGATCACATGCCCGGATGGATCCCCGGAAACCTCAACAGGGGTCACCTAGATAGGTTTTATTTCCTCTTAGCTGTCTTGACGTCAATAGATTTGATTGTCTACATTGCATGCGCCAAGTGGTACAAGAACATCAAGTTGGAGGGAAGATTTGAAGTAGATGATGAAGAAAACTGTGAAGTTTGA
- the LOC103428861 gene encoding uncharacterized protein, whose protein sequence is MKIITWNCQGIKGDLTVDNLLEQNRLHTPDMVILLETKNKSRSFAHLKRRLGMEHWFAVEPRGIGGGLCVFWRDATSVVLMKSEDFLVELKLWDEKMNCNWRLFAIYASTDDKKRREQWQEVSKRIGQDRDRCLLLGDFNDILCNEENEGGNYRPAASLRDFRDFVARDELMDLGYEGYPFTWRNKRESLPIQQRLDRGLATLGWYEMYPNTIIKHVILEGSDHALLILSTDKGPNWKGKKFSFDGRWSKSEECRKLVGEDWRVQIYGSHAYRFCEKLKYLRRSLKAWYKGRGRNSLKLIQHLKEEIRAAYETNEFASKDVIKKERELIAAHQKEEAYWKVKSRNQWLREGDKNTKFFHAQTLKRRRFNTIRGIEDARGIWQESSEGIGNTAIDYFTELFQSCQLNLVAEVQSCMEGRLSLEDNRGLTAMVSECEILEAAFQIPPTRSPGPDGFSGCFYQDH, encoded by the coding sequence ATGAAGATAATCACGTGGAACTGTCAGGGTATCAAGGGTGACCTGACAGTTGACAACCTGCTGGAGCAGAACCGGCTTCACACCCCTGACATGGTTATTCTGCTGGAAACTAAGAATAAAAGTAGGAGTTTTGCCCATCTGAAAAGGAGACTGGGTATGGAACACTGGTTCGCTGTTGAGCCTCGCGGCATTGGAGGTGGCTTATGTGTTTTCTGGAGAGATGCAACCTCTGTGGTGTTAATGAAATCGGAGGACTTTTTGGTAGAACTCAAATTGTGGGATGAGAAGATGAACTGTAACTGGAGGCTATTCGCTATTTATGCTAGTACGGATGATAAGAAGAGAAGGGAGCAATGGCAAGAAGTTTCTAAGCGTATTGGACAAGATCGGGACCGCTGCCTCCTCCTAGGAGATTTCAATGATATTCTTTGTAACGAAGAGAATGAGGGAGGGAATTACAGACCGGCTGCTAGTCTACGTGACTTTAGAGATTTTGTGGCTCGTGATGAACTCATGGATCTGGGCTATGAAGGTTACCCCTTTACCTGGAGAAATAAAAGAGAGTCCCTGCCTATTCAGCAACGCCTTGACCGTGGGTTGGCGACCTTAGGCTGGTATGAAATGTACCCCAACACAATAATCAAGCATGTGATATTGGAAGGATCGGATCACGCCCTTTTGATTCTCTCGACTGATAAAGGTCCGAATTGGAAGGGAAAGAAATTTTCATTCGATGGGCGTTGGAGCAAGTCGGAAGAGTGTCGTAAGTTGGTTGGGGAAGATTGGAGAGTTCAGATTTATGGCTCACATGCGTACCGTTTTTGTGAAAAACTGAAATATCTTAGAAGAAGTTTAAAAGCCTGGTACAAAGGAAGAGGAAGGAACTCGTTGAAACTGATTCAGCATCTGAAAGAAGAGATAAGGGCGGCCTACGAAACTAATGAGTTTGCCTCAAAGGATGTTATAAAAAAAGAGAGGGAGCTCATTGCTGCTCATCAGAAGGAGGAGGCTTACTGGAAAGTTAAATCCAGGAATCAATGGCTACGCGAGGGTGATAAGAACACCAAATTTTTCCATGCTCAAACGCTAAAAAGGCGCCGGTTTAATACGATCCGAGGAATAGAGGACGCCCGGGGGATCTGGCAGGAAAGTTCTGAAGGTATTGGTAATACGGCTATTGATTATTTTACTGAACTTTTTCAATCCTGTCAGCTTAATCTGGTGGCGGAAGTTCAGAGTTGCATGGAGGGTCGGCTCTCCCTAGAGGACAACCGAGGTTTAACTGCTATGGTCTCCGAATGTGAAATTTTGGAGGCTGCTTTTCAAATCCCTCCTACTAGATCTCCGGGTCCTGATGGTTTCTCTGGCTGTTTTTACCAAGATCACTAG